The Brassica oleracea var. oleracea cultivar TO1000 chromosome C6, BOL, whole genome shotgun sequence genomic interval CCTTGCTTAGCTTCACTCCTTTGAAGGGATCCTCACTCCACTGTTTCAAGAATCAGAATCACTTAAAGAAATTATCCTGCGGTTAGAAACAGAAAGAGGTTTACCTTTTCACTGTCCTCGATTACGGTTATAGCGAGATGAAGCCTTCCCATTTTGATGTTCTGAAGAGGCAGCCACATATCGTTTCTTTGCCCGCCTCTAAACTCTCCAATGTTCACAGAACATGCACTGCAAAGAAAACAAGAAACTATTGATATATTCACACTGGTTTGGAGTAATGAAATGAGGGTTCAGGAGCAAACCCAAGGGTATCATCAACAAAATGATCTTTGTCTTTAACTTCAACGTTAAGTATACTAGGAGAGTCCCATGTAAAGATTGGTATCTTAAACTCTTCTTGCCATGTTGGGGACAGTGTTTTTCTCTTTATGTCTGTTTTGAATCTGTAAGCACCGAGTTTCCCTCTCAGATAAGGATCAGCCAAACCTGAAACCCCAAAAACATCAAAAAAGTTTAAACCTGAAAGAATTTCACAGTCGTGGTAATATCAAACACTGACCATTTAGGTCGGATGGCTTAACATCTGACGCTTCAACGACTTCAACTAAGACGTGAGCAACTGGTTCTTTCTCATCAACAAAGAACCAATTCTCTGGAGGCCAACACAGATAAAAGGGTGCAAAGTTAATGACAGCTTAAGAGATACTAATGAATGTAGACAGTACAGAAGTTAAAGATGGGAGTTAAGTTAATCAAATAGATACCTGGCTTTGGGCTAACAAACTTCTCCATGTCAACAACCAGCATGTTCGGCTGCAAGCAAATTATAAGAAGGGTATATTCAGAATGATCCGAGAAGAGAAACCAAATTACAAAACGCAACCAACGAGCTGTTGATCTAGTGGTAAAGGAATGGCGGAGTCAGTTCTCCCTGGGAGGGACTATTTTATCAAAAAAAAAGTTACAGAATGCAGTTCTTACCTGAACAAGGGTCTGTTCAAAAGCGATAGAAAGAAGCTTGTCCTGATTAAGAAATTAAATAAAATTAAGGATGAATATTTAGAAAGGTAAAACAAGAAGATTAAAAAATCTTGTTAAGACTACTTACTAGCCATCCTGCGATGCCTGGAAGTACAGCAACATCAAGGCCGTGAGTGAAGATTGGTTTAACAGTCATCTGGAAATAAGGAGGCTCTGCAAAGCACACACGTAAACGCCCCAAGAAAGGCCATCGACGAAGGAACTTCACCCCAACCAACACCTTTTCAGAGCAGAAGCAAACAAAAAGATATGTGTTTAGTTTACAAAAGTCACACATTCAGATAAAGTAAAAGAAAGGTGTTATTACCTTTCCTTCGACCTGCATTCCCGTCAAATGCAACTTTGTCCACATCCCAAAACCAAGCCTTTTCCTTAACTTCACAGCAAGTATGGCACTCATATCATCTGCTGCTAGAAAATTCATTCCAAGTTCCAGCACCTGTATGAACTCCACCATCAGTTCTGCTATAGATAATATCAAAGGGAAGAGATCAAAGTATGATGTTCTACTATACCAAGTGATCATCACCCTTGGATTGGCGAAGGACCCTAATATCAGTCAACAGTGGCGGTTTTTTGCCCATGTAAAGGTGCTGAATCACAGCTTTTTTCTGCACATACATAGTACAACATTGTCAATAACAACAACTAACTTCTTACAAGTTGCCATGTGGTTTTCATATTACACCATTCGTAGAGCTGTTGAAGTACTAAAAGAAAGTGAAAAGCCAAATAGATATAAGACCGACAAAATATGTTTTACTAGAATACCTACCGCAGTCCATGGTCTATACTTGTCTAAGAACCAAGGTATGATTGGACCAAGAATCTTCTCAGACGCAATCTGTTCCATGCATATAGGCCATATCTTCTCCACAGCATGATTCAACCACCGCACAGATTCAGAATCCGTTAGAACCTGAGAGGGGAAAAAAACAAAACTTGAGAAGCAAAGAAAAACATATCAAAACGAAGTTAATCAGTGAACACAGGCAAAAGTGAAAAGACTGTGAATACTTAGCACAAAGCCAGCACTTTCATAGCAACACTATAGTTGACTTAAACCATTAACCCATACTTCAAACAGAAAGAAAGATAAAGCAACCTAAGAGCTTTACAAGTTATAAGATCTCCTCTTTCTCGACATTAAAACATGAAAGATTCAATCTTTCCACCCAAAGAAACAGTAACAAACAAAGTTATAAATTACCCTTCTTTGATTAGCTTGCTTCCTCTCTTCAAACTGTAGTTGTCTCTTCAATCTCATCACATAGCGTTCATGAACCTGGACAAAACCAAAAGCAACAGTTTTTTTTTTAACCCAATCCAGACAAGTAACCCAAGAAAAACACAAAAAAAATACATACCAGGTAGAGATAAATGAGAGAGAGAAAGTAGAAGAAGCCGTGAGATCGATTCAGCCAAGAGAGAAACCAGAGGAAGAGTAACACAATCACTATATGATGGACTAGAAAAGACTCCATCGTCTGTATCCTTTCTATGATCAAACAAAAAAAAACCCAGAAGAGAAGATTCACAAAGATTCAATCTTTCTTTATCAAAGACCCATCATCCGAATCGATTCGAATTTGAAATTGTTCTGTTCAGAAAGATCAGAAGAAAAAAAAAAAAAAAAAAGATCAGAAGAAATAAAAGAAGATGCCAATAGTACTAAACTAGCGCGGAAGAAAACAAAAGAGAAACAAACAGAGGAGTTACTGTATCAGTATGGTGGGGGGTTTCCTTCTTTACTCAAGTCTAAAGGAACACGATTCGTTGACTCCCAAAATGTTTTGAGATTTGTGTTTCCCCTCTAATCCTAATCCAATCGTCTACTGAACTGGAATTTTTAGGGCCGGAAATTCAATCTTCCATTATTAAGACATTAATATATATATATATATATAATTATCTATACTAGATCTTTTCGTAGAGCGGCGCGGATTAGTGCACTAAAATATTTTTAGATATTTTTTTTTACATTTCTTTTCTCTCAAAATCATAAAAGGTTTAATAGAAAAAAAAACAAAAAAAATAATAACTCAAAATAATTTATTGTGATTTTTTGAATTGGTGAATTTTACTTTGTTCTTTATTGTGTTTATATTAAACTTTTTCAACAATTTTATGCAACCCAAATCTTCTTGTTTGAGGTGTCTCGTAAATTAATAATTGAGTTTTGTCTATTATGTCACTTATATATATATATATAATATTGTGAATTTTTGTTGGATATTATTATTGGAAAAAAGAAAATTTGACCAAAAAAGAAAATTTGAAAAAAAATATAAGAAGTTTCAATTTGAAAAATGTATGATTCAAAAATTATAAATTTATTATTAATTATATAAATTTTATATGTTTTTGTGTATCTTAACTTTTTAGTTAAACCATATTTTATTTTACTAAATTTCATTGTTTTATTATTTCCTTTGTTAAAGTAACTATATAATATTAATTGTCTTCGTCTTATTTTGTTTTCTTATCTCTTACTTTTATTCAAAATAAATAAATACATTAATCTTTACACCTGGTGTTTTCATATTTTTATATTAATTTTAGATTAACACAAAATTAATATTTTTGTATATGCAGTATACAATATATTATTGTTTTTTGCTGTAACTTTACAATATATTATTGTTAAGTCCGCTTAGGTGAAGAATCTGTGATTGTGATGCTTTTATCGCTTTTTCACAGCTTTAAAATTGTTGATGAAGCACAGCTGTTGCTGTTTCATTGCTTCCTTCGTTTTTTCAACTACCTATATCTCTAGCTCATCATATAAATGTGCAGTTCCAGATTCTACGAGTGTGCAGCGCCTGCAAGTATATCCCCAAATATTTTTTAGATTACATGCATTGAAGATTTTTATATTTTATTGTGATTGAAAAAACTGTTTACCATGTTGCAGACTGAAAGCAAGATGAGTAGTTTAAGATATGAGGTAATGGTTTAGTACTAAATGATCTTCTTTGAGCTCAAATACTAAGGTAAAAAAGGAAATAAGGAGAAAAGAGTAACAGAGCACATCCCCCATATAGGAGCTCCTAAAATCACATTTTTCGTTCTCTTTATAATTTGAGCATCCTCACCTTCCACCTGAAATTCAAAATTTTCCACAGGCTAAGGAACTCACATTCACAATATAAAGATTTTGTTTTAAAAGAAAAAAAAAAGACTATGTTTTTAGAAGATCACAAACATATTTGCCTTTGTTTTTTTTTTTTTTTTGCAAACAATGAAACACTAAAAGAGAGATAAGCTTGAGAATCCAAGGCCTTGATTGTTGTCGAAGAAACAATATATAATTTCTAACAAAAAGTCAAATATCAGATGAAACAAACGACTTATTCTGTCTGAAGATCTGTTACAATTTAGGAGAATGTAAAACACAACTCCCACAAGGCATAACTTTTTCTTGCAAATTGTAACCAAAAATTATAGCAGATTCTAACTAAAGAGAAAGTTTGTAACACAAAAGTTAACTTCTTCAACTCAACCACAACATTCAACGTCATATTTCAAACCAAATCGTGTCTCCAACTACATACTACTTATGTACTGTACACACCCCAAAAAGATCATCCATGTATTTGGCCTTTATGGTTTTTGCTCTGTTTTTGAATCTTTTGCAGCAACTTTTCCTTCATTTGTTCAACATAAGGAACAAACCAAACTTATACCAAATCGTTAGCAAAAAAACCTTAAGGACAAAAAAAAAAAGAGAATAATAACCAACACTTTCCTGAAACTAAAGCGTGTTGCTGCCGTACGAATAGAGGTGTGTCTTTTTGAAAGAAAAACATCATGTAGCACCTTTCCGTCATTGATACTACATTTATATTGTGCAACCTAAAGGGATGTTTTTCCTAACCCTGGCTTGAAAAACGTTTTTCCTTGATCAATCTAGCCAATTCTCAAAGGGATATTACTCTTACCTATAATAAAATCAAATACAACAACTGAGTGATTTCATATCTACAAAACAAATTCTACTTGATTCCAATTCAGTCTTAAGAATTCCGCGTTAACACCTTGATCAAGGCTGGTTCTGGCCACAACTATTCTCTGCTCTTAGCATTTTCGCTTCATTTGTTTCCTTAACAACAACCTCCCTGGACTTTGATCAAACTGTGCATCGTATCCACCATCTGTTAGACATAAGAAAACAATATTAGCAACATTGCACAAAAACAAATCTACTAAAACCAACTGAAAGATCGACACAAACCTGTGCGTAGTAGTGATTGTCACCGAACGTGTCAAGATTCTTATTGCAGATGTCAACAAAGAAAAAAGAACCAGCCTTGTAAGGACCTAAAAAAACTGCTGCAGCAGAGAATCTAGCATACAACCCTTCTGCTATGGAAACTACCTTGGACCATACACTTGTTACTATAGAAACAAACCAAAAAATCATATTTTAAATCTAGATATTAGAAGATGGATAAAGAAATTGAAGCTTTTAGGTAACCTTACATACAAACATTAAACATATAGAAAATATTGTAAAGATTCTGAGAATCAGTAAGCCATCAAATACAAAGATTCTGACCGGGTTCGAGGTATTGCCCTGAAGTTTCCAATTGCTTCCGTACAAACGTATCTGTAAAACATGGCCAGAAAATATCATAAGGTATACGGACGCAAACATTAAAAAGATGTGTCAAGAATTTCGGACCTATATCAAGGATATTATCAGGACCGGGGAGATAATGGCTACTACAATGATTTTGTTCTTGCACGTTGAGTACGCTTGGCTGTCTCGGGGGAGAGGAAGGCTTCTCATGGGATTAGGGTTAGACAGGACTATGACTCCTATAAATACAAAATATGAGAAGAAACCGAACCAGTTTTGTGTGTGCGATAAATGCTTACGTTGGGAGGAGGAAACTGAAGGAACTAAGAACGTGAACTGATGAGATGATGTGGCTTGTAATTATAGTTATTGAGAGTTGACATGGCACAAACTCATATTCTAAGTGGCTGATTTAATTTGCTGAGGTGGATAGGCTCAATGGAGCTCATATCCCCCTTTTAGTATAGTATAGATTAAGATTTATAAGTGGAAGGTAAAAGTATTTTCACAAAAGAAAAATTGTTTAAACATATAATTTTTTCTTTTAAAATAAACTAGATTTCGATCCGCGCAGCCACGCTGTTTTTGTTTTCATTTATTTGTATATAAACATTTTGTTTTCAATTCTAAATTGGTATATATTATAATATATATGTGTCTATCAATTTTTAAAACATAATAAATTTACGGTATATTTTTTTCATTGAATAAATTTGTAACACCCGTCTCATTAACACTCGAGACCGGCGTGATACTAATCAACAACTTATATCTTAAATCCGTAAAAAGGTCTGAAAGTCGACTTCCATATAAATAACGAAATAAATCCATAAATCTCATAGTCGAAATAACTGAAATAATCGTCAAAATAATAAATAAAAGTCTGAGTGAGAAATAGAACAAAAAAAGCTCAGTAACACTAAATCCGTCCAAATATCATATACTCATCTGTCTCACCTGAAATGGGGAAGAAAGAGGGGTGAGTAACGGGGAAGTCACTCAGTGAGGTATGGGATACTAAACCCGAAGTCCATGGACTCGGACAGAGCACTCCGAATAAATCTAATTTAATCCTAACGCGTTGCAAACACGGTACCTAAAGTACCCAAAGATCACACAACAGTCCTAGCGAGGTGCACACTCGCTGCCCACTAACAGGCCAAAACACCACCGAATATGTGCTCGGTAACACACGCCCGTAGACGATTTATCGACCTCGGAGCTTTGGCACAACAGGTCGACTAAGCTGTGCCGCAGCATACACCACACCCAATGTACTGGTCTCCGGCCGACACACGGAATTACGTCTCCATGGTCGGCTAACACCCAAATCACCTCAATATACTATATACATATATATTATCAATTATAAATGAACAAGCACTGTTGAACCATCTAACACCGTAGTTCCGGTTAAGCAAAGAACCTAAAACTAAGCAAACAATGACAGACTCGATTTCACATACACGGAACACATTAGAAATAAATAATACTTATTCGAGGTCCTAAGCCGTGTAAGAGAAGCTCGGGAAAAGACCCTCACCTTTGCCATGGGTTCTGAAGAAACCTGAGGAAACGCCGAATGGACCTTTACGGCTCTAACAAAGCAACTCTGGAACTCTCTGAAATTAGATCAATATGATATTCTGGTAGAACTGAACCATAGAGCAAACAGATGAATAACTCAAGAACTGACCGTTAACTTTTCGATCTCTCCAGTCATAATGTATTCCTATGTGTCCTCTATCCATAGACACCAAGTTTACTCCGATCGGACACCATTTGCTTAACCAAAGTAGCTTCATCTCTAGGCTGGTCGTAAACCCAAACTGCACCAACACCTCTCACGAAAACAAGCATAACTCTCAGAAAATAACTCAGAATAACGATCCGCTTGCAAGAGATGATAGATAAGAGAATTAACTACTTACTAAAAAATTTCCAGACTGAAAGATTTTGTTTCTGACGACCGTTTCTCACTTACACCGAGACTGGTCGGAACTGTCTCTGCAATTCAACAGCTTTATTCTTCGCCAAGAAAAAACGTAAATAAATTTCTAACCGTACGTCGATTTGATGATCGGATAGATGATCTGAAAATCTGGAATCGAGATCTTTCCAATGATATCTCGTCCGTTCCCTGGTTACTTCTGTATCAACGGTAAAACGCTGATGAAGTTGACTATTCGCGGATCCGATCTGTAGATATCAGTCCCAAAGAAACAACCATAACTCTTAGATAAAAATTCCAAATGACGATCTGCTTTCTGATACACATAGATATATGAGTGTAGAACATAACCTCAAAATTTAGCTTCCAAATACTCATATTTGATCGATCGTTCTTCTGTTCCCCCAAAACATGTCTGCTGAGCTCTAATCTCTCTTTTCGGATGGTGGGATGGCTTCTCTTTCATGGTGGCTATATGTGGCTGTTCCGGTGACGTTCTGGAAGGGCTTTTCCATCTCCAAAAGTCACTGTCAGAGGCCACCACGAAATCCATCTTAAATAAGAAAACTTTAGGGTTTTCTGCAATGTAATTGGGTTTTATTGGGCTAAATTTTTCCGGGCCGAGATTTGGGTCGTTACAAAATTGTTTCAAACTTTTACAAGTATTTGTATCTTCTTCTATATATATATTTTTGGATTAATATTTCATTATTAAAATCGTAACTATATATATAAATATTAGTAAAATATTGTTTTATTGTCATATTCAAAGATATTGTAATATTTCACAAATTTATAAAGTTTTTAAAAAATTAAACTTTTCGCTTCGTAGATTTATATTATCGAGTAAATAATTAAACATTTAGTTTTTGTTTAATTTTTAAAATAAACTATATAGTTTAAAATTTATTTTCATTGGTTTAAGGTACTAAAGATTAATCATTGTTAGATAATATAATTTTTGTTATTTAAAAAAAAATCTTTATAATTTTAAAAGTTAACATCGACAAATATTTAAATAATTAACATATGGAGATATAGTATTACAACATTAAATTATATTCATTTAATTTATACTATCTATTAATCCAATAAATCATCTATTGTTTAAATTCAATTATTGATAGCCCAATAAAAATTTCTGGTAGGCCCAAAATTTAAATGATATGATTAAAAATTAAATGTAACATGACTTTATAGAAATATGTTCATTAAGTCCATTTTTAAAAAAAAGTCACACATGAATCAAGGTTGTGAATTCTGTTTTAATATATAAGATATCGTTTTTATCTTTAACAAATTTCTCGAAAAACTTTCTATTATATTTCTAGTTAAAGTTTTTATCCAAATTCCATTGAGAATTTTTCACTCACACTTTTCAATAAACTACTAAAAGTGGATCTGCTACCAAGAATGGCACGTGAGTAGGGAATATTTTTTCTTTAATTGACACTTTATAGTTTATTCTAAGCAGTTTAGATATACAAAGATAATGTGCCTGCGCTGCGCTTTATGTGGCGAGTGAATTCGCTAAGTATTTGACATGATTTTTTAATAATTTCAAAATGTAGTTATATATTTTTTATAAGATATTATTTATATGACATCATTTATAATGAATTCAGTAAATTGAACCTAAAAATCGTTGCAGTTAATTAAATATGTATCATTTATTCTTTCGTTATAGATCACTACAAAATCACAAAAGAATAATTGTTAAATAAAACGAAACATATTTCATCAGATATAAAGAACCGATTTAAAATGGTTATTAGAAAAACACATAATACTACACTATTTAATTTTACTATTTACTTAATGTTTAAAATAATTTTGATGTGAAATTTATATGAAAATACTTATAAATGGATCGATATTTGTTTATGATCCATGATATATAATTAATTATAAGATTAACATTCTTTAATTATACTATTTTGGAAAAACAAATTAGGTACACTACTGTTACTTATTGTCATTATTGCTAGATATTATGTAATTTCTGAAAATAAAAACCTCAAAGAATCTCTTTGGATTAAAAATAAATTGGTACCAAAACTGATACTAAGATAATTAATTTTTAACTGCAAATTTTAACATTTTTCATGGAGAATTCGGCCAAAAAAAACCTCAACTTTGTACGAATTGCCAAAAGAAACATGAACTTTTGAGCTGACCAAAAAAACACCAAACTTTCATTGACTTTAGAATTAATTAACAATGTTTTCGCTGACTTGCCAATTTAGCACGCCGTCAACAAATTTAACAGAAATATTTGACATCGTTTATTGTTGGCGTTAAGTGAAACGACGTCGTTTTCAAATGAGATGAAACGACGTCGTTTTACATGATTTGAAATTAAAAATATGTAGACCCCTGGATTCGAACCCGGGTTGTTTGGTCAAATGGCAAGGTCTTTTACCACTAGGCTAGTGGAACTTTCAAAGTACTTACTAACATGTTTACTTTTATTTGGTACTGATTGAATATAAAAATATTTTCTAAAAACTTAATAAGATCTTTAAAATTCCAAAAAAAATAAAAAAATAAAGAAGATTTTTATAAAAAAAATTATTTTTCTTTTAAAAAAATAAAAACTCTTCCAAAATTTTCTAAAAACTTAAAAAGATCTTTAAAATTCCAAAAAANNNNNNNNNNNNNNNNNNNNNNNNNNNNNNNNNNNNNNNNNNNNNNNNNNNNNNNNNNNNNNNNNNNNNNNNNNNNNNNNNNNNNNNNNNNNNNNNNNNNNNNNNNNNNNNNNNNNNNNNNNNNNNNNNNNNNNNNNNNNNNNNNNNNNNNNNNNNNNNNNNNNNNNNNNNNNNNNNNNNNNNNNNNNNNNNNNNNNNNNNNNNNNNNNNNNNNNNNNNNNNNNNNNNNNNNNNNNNNNNNNNNNNNNNNNNNNNNNNNNNNNNNNNNNNNNNNNNNNNNNNNNNNNNNNNNNNNNNNNNNNNNNNNNNNNNNNNNNNNNNNNNNNNNNNNNNNNNNNNNNNNNNNNNNNNNNNNNNNNNNNNNNNNNNNNNNNNNNNNNNNNNNNNNNNNNNNNNNNNNNNNNNNNNNNNNNNNNNNNNNNNNNNNNNNNNNNNNNNNNNNNNNNNNNNNNNNNNNNNNNNNNNNNNNNNNNNNNNNNNNNNNNNNNNNNNNNNNNNNNNNNNNNNNNNNNNNNNNNNNNNNNNNNNNNNNNNNNNNNNNNNNNNNNNNNNNNNNNNNNNNNNNNNNNNNNNNNNNNNNNNNNNNNNNNNNNNNNNNNNNNNNNNNNNNNNNNNNNNNNNNNNNNNNNNNNNNNNNNNNNNNNNNNNNNNNNNNNNNNNNNNNNNNNNNNNNNNNNNNNNNNNNNNNNNNNNNNNNNNNNNNNNNNNNNNNNNNNNNNNNNNNNNNNNNNNNNNNNNNNNNNNNNNNNNNNNNNNNNNNNNNNNNNNNNNNNNNNNNNNNNNNNNNNNNNNNNNNNNNNNNNNNNNNNNNNNNNNNNNNNNNNNNNNNNNNNNNNNNNNNNNNNNNNNNNNNNNNNNNNNNNNNNNNNNNNNNNNNNNNNNNNNNNNNNNNNNNNNNNNNNNNNNNNNNNNNNNNNNNNNNNNNNNNNNNNNNNNNNNNNNNNNNNNNNNNNNNNNNNNNNNNNNNNNNNNNNNNNNNNNNNNNNNACTTAACGCCAACAATAAACGACGTCAAATATTTCTGTTAAATTTGTTGACGGCGTGCTAAATTGGCAAGTCAGCGAAAACATTGTTAATTAATTCTAAAGTCAATGAAAGTTTGGTGTTTTTTTGGTCAGCCCAAAAATTCATGTTTCTTTTGGCAATTCGTACAAAGTTAAGGTTTTTTTTGGCCGAATTCTCATTTTTCATGGTGTCTCTTTTGATCTTTTTTGCTTGATATACTTGATATTCCTTCTTCATCTCATTGGATTGTTGTTTTTGGGTGGCACCAAATGTACAATAGTCATTGTTTGTGTGTGTTTGAATTAGACATGTTAGTTAAATCTGTTGAGCAATTTTTAGCTATTCTTAGTCAATGTAGTGAGCCATTTATCTTGTAGTTTTAGGGACTGAGTTGTTTTTATGATTATGTATTTGACGCTTTTCAGATCAAAATCATATGAAATTTTTTCTTAGTGTTTTTAGATTTGGGATTATTTTACTTTATGTTTTTTTTTGTGTCAGAATTTGTTTTAGGGTGATGTGTATTTGTGTTACCCGTTGAAGCTAAGATCACGAAGAAGATCATCTTGAGACTTCAGTGCCAAAACTGCAAGCACTTTGCTCAACACTCCATCAAGGTAAAAGGACATATCTCCATGCATCAATATCAATTCATGTGTATTCATGAGTACTGCATGTTATTCTTGTCGCAGTAGTCACGTGAAGGCCTGTTTATTTCTTCTTTGTAGCGGAAATCTATAGATGATAGAGATACACAAAAAGTTTCAAACGTGTTCCTTTGAAACAATTTGGAATCAGAAGTGTTCCATAGTTCATAAATCTAAACCCATAGACCACATGTATATTAAAAACATTTCTTTGAGCCAGGTGGGAATGTGACATTGGTAAAAAGCTTCAGCCTTGGGCTCATCACTGTTCAAGCGATGGAAGAAGAAAACATTGAAACGTGGAGCACTTAATCAAGAATGAGACAACATGTCAGGCCAAGAGTCATCGTTCGAACTGCAAGACATCAAAGACGAAGAACCCTGAGGTTCCACTTCCATCCCCATATTGAGTGTAAGCGCAAATGTTGTTATGAGCAGAACAACCTGAATTAGAGGACAGAACTCCCCAGCTGCCACTACAAGAAAACAGCGGTATTCTGACGGACATTCCGACGGAAAATGAAATCCTCGGAATATCCCGAGGAATTTCCGAGGATATTCCGAGGAAACACAAAATTTGGTTTTCTCGGAATTTCCTCGGAATATACCGACGGAATTCCGAGGAAATATTAATCCGTCGGAATATTCTTATGGAATACCGAGGAAAAACGTATTCCTCGGAAAAAACCGATGAATTCCGAGGATATATTATAGCCGTTAGAAAGCCGTTGGGGGATTTTAAAAATTCCGAGGAAATTCCGACGAACTAGCCGTTTCCGTCGGAATTCCGTCGGAATTTCCTCGGTCTGTCGGCAGGATTTCAACTATAAATACAAGCATCTCTCTTCCTCTTCATTCACTCCATATCTTCATCCTCTCTCTTACTCTCTTTNNNNNNNNNNNNNNNNNNNNNNNNNNNNNNNNNNNNNNNNNNNNNNNNNNNNNNNNNNNNN includes:
- the LOC106300618 gene encoding C2 domain-containing protein At1g53590, translating into MESFLVHHIVIVLLFLWFLSWLNRSHGFFYFLSLIYLYLVHERYVMRLKRQLQFEERKQANQRRVLTDSESVRWLNHAVEKIWPICMEQIASEKILGPIIPWFLDKYRPWTAKKAVIQHLYMGKKPPLLTDIRVLRQSKGDDHLVLELGMNFLAADDMSAILAVKLRKRLGFGMWTKLHLTGMQVEGKVLVGVKFLRRWPFLGRLRVCFAEPPYFQMTVKPIFTHGLDVAVLPGIAGWLDKLLSIAFEQTLVQPNMLVVDMEKFVSPKPENWFFVDEKEPVAHVLVEVVEASDVKPSDLNGLADPYLRGKLGAYRFKTDIKRKTLSPTWQEEFKIPIFTWDSPSILNVEVKDKDHFVDDTLGACSVNIGEFRGGQRNDMWLPLQNIKMGRLHLAITVIEDSEKWSEDPFKGVKLSKEDIQTSFASDTTNKGSFTSVSSEKASSVADNVEPINIKGQEDAGIWVQRPGPEVSQIWEPRKGKSRRVDNQVQRVSNNGSPNNETSSSTDENQEGSRNPMKSVGRGLRKIGSVFNRNNNKKDDFSIGSIEEESHCQSPRINVKAMNQKDVGVKYIVDDNLSGPLTGKSVESESMNGEENHSKGHMKDVAKSFLKQAEKSAKQFKHVFSLKGIKKARDGQQEIIPESDSVTDSDSSSDDDDDDEYTCVQKVGTVAGTPRGLTRDGNIVRTGDEDHVDTNKTLAEEAKEDPSADIADSSRDAEAKEEKVEEADSETTGVDVAMNAKTEDEQVVTAKNIEGEEKEVSEVKL